The nucleotide sequence TACTCTTTGAACCTAACCTGCTCGGAAGCAGGTTTTCTTGGGTAAACCCAAAGTTTCTTTtgatctcctcccccttttaaagCGCAATTGGTgtaactcattcattcattaactcattaatacagtcattcatggcacacattttgatcacacagagaccatctcacTGACTTATAtgtcatatgtgcttttatagaggatTCAGTATGAAGAGGCATTAACTCATTGGAAtgtactttgatttcaggagagcaatTTAGGACCCGActggaattttgtcatttccctgtgcgtttttattaaaattgtaccgtttttctttacagtgatttagatatatcaaaatatcGACCCTTACATCGATGAAATCAGCCACCGTACGTGTATTACATCATAGCATCATTTTGTATGGACGATGAgaaatgcactttatttataaagtgtataaataaagtgcatgaataaacaaattaataaatacagacatacatgAACAAATGAAGTGATGGACAAAATTTCTGTGGAAAAATTTGATTCACTACATTAAGAAACCAGTAATAGTGAATTCATATGATAAAGGGGGCTCCTAATTTTATTGACTTTAGCTCTCTAAACAGcacctttaaaataatttggcTAAGACAATATCTTCAAAATCCTTCTCTAATCAGGAATTTCATATCTcggtttatttagatttttagctTAGTTAGTTAATAATGAAGGATCCTTATTTACGTTTGCAGACTTTATCTCAAGATATAAGATaccttttacattaaaataatttaactgGCTTAACAGTGACATACCTACAGGTGTACATATGCTATGTAAAAGcagtatgtatatatatctCCATTTTATGTCTGTCTTCCTAAACCCAAACATACCTCTATTGGCTCGATATGTATAAAATTAGATCttcgtttttttaaagagaatataTCTCGACACCTTCTGTTGTTTTCGACTTGAACAATTTCTTTAATAACGTAAATTGGACTCAAGTTTAGTAATTACCTCAAAAGTTCTTCAAGGCAATATCATATAAATTAATTCATAGTTTATCCTACAAAAGAATTTCTGCGAAAGTTTAAAATTGATATCAATTTAGAATGCtctttttgcaaatgttttctcatttattttggTCCTGCCAACATACCCAAcatttttggaattatgtggaGGCTTTCAGTGTTGATgatatttcaaaaacatttccattatcttataaacatgttattttaggTTATTACATCAAGGATCGCTCTTTAAaggatgtttgttttattatacattttatataagttttttgcatgtaaaaatgtaaagtatatgtagtatatatttgtttgtaatcTGATGTTAccctctttcattttttatgttggtttgttttgcatttctttttttgttgttttgtcttttcttgTTGATGCATGTGGAATCTTTTTTGTTGAATGTGAGGGCATTGTACATGCAGTTTCCTGACAATATAGCATTATAAACAAAAGGAAGAGCAAAGAATCAAGATCCTCTGCGTTTCTAAGTTGATGATTTCTTTCAACTTATGTTCTGTGATGTTGATGAGAAGCTcccgtttcagaaaggaggtttagtgaaaactctgagtatattaaccctgaaatgaAGGAAACTGGGTTTTTAGATTCAGAATATGAGGTATGTCGAACCCGAGAAAGCAGGGTAACTCAAGCCCGTTTCTAAAGGAGAGGTAACTTACactcagagtcagtaaccaCGGTAACTTACTCTTTGAACCTAACCTGCTCGGAAGCAGGTTTTCTTGGGTAAACCCAAAGTTTCTTTtgatctcctcccccttttaaagCGCAATTGGTgtaactcattcattcattaactcattaatacagtcattcatggcacacattttgatcacacagagaccatctcacTGACTTATAtgtcatatgtgcttttatagaggatTCAGTATGAAGAGGCATTAACTCATTGGAAtgtactttgatttcaggagagcaatTTAGGACCCGActggaattttgtcatttccctgtgcgtttttattaaaattgtaccgtttttctttacagtgatttagatatatcaaaatatcGACCCTTACATCGATGAAATCAGCCACCGTACGTGTATTACATCATAGCATCATTTTGTATGGACGATGAgaaatgcactttatttataaagtgtataaataaagtgcatgaataaacaaattaataaatacagacatacatgAACAAATGAAGTGATAAATGTTATACACAATAAATTTTGAACATAAACATTCTAACTCAATTCTGTTCAGAGCAGGGTTTGTTCCGGCCACCAGTCTAACTTTGCACGAGAGTGATGCCCTACAGGTGTCCTATACACCATGACGTCTCTCTAGAGCACTCATCCGGAGTGAGATAATAtgattttttactatttttgtcttatttatgttgtttaattcatttaatgattaatttaactgatttaagtcattttcagcACATCAGTAAATCCCAACCTGGTCTCATGGGTAAGACGTACCTCTGCACACTTTTTGCAGCGCCACTAAATACGTTCTAGCAGGTACatatttctacagttttacGACACGAAAGTCCACTGGGGGCGCTAAAGAGAAGACCTCTGTGTGACACATCGATGACGGTCGACTCCACATACAACACGATTGAGCGTCAgaggtatgtacagtatatcacatTATCCTAATGCTGTCTGCGTTATTTTAGTGAAATTGTAAAGTGTCACgttgttttactgaaacatgtttGCTCTAATGGTAACTAAACTGTAACGTTAGAATCATGCGACTGCCCGTGACGCCAGTAGGACAGTTAAGTGAAGCTAACGCATGAGTAATTTAGCTAGCGTTAGCCACCGCCgacaattaaagttttttttttacaattaccgTTACGAATTCTGCGGTAGATTTAGTAGCTATGTGGCTTGTTATCCGGTAAGCTTAATAAAGCTTTTGGCGacctttgaaaatataaatagatcgCTTTATAATTCGGTTTATTGTTCGCAGTGGTGGACAGTAATgacgtttttatctttttactcCGCTATATTACATAAAGCATATCGTTACTCCttatttggaaataaagaaattacgATGTGCCCCTcatgaaagaaatgattatttttaacgaACCGGGTAAATCGGTTCGCAAATCACGCCAAATGATTCATCTACGATTGTATGAACTACTCAatgattcaaatgagccgttCATAGCGAGTCTTCAGTGAACTGAATTCACGCGCGCGCGCGTGCGCGCTATAAGTAAGTTACTCATGTCCAGTTTAAGGATAATCTTTGTAACTGAAAATCACACTTAGGTCAAAACCTACAGTTGTTGGTGTAGTCTTAATCTGCAGACATCGTTGAATGTGGACACATCGAagtcaatttgaaatgtttacgtGAAAAGACGAAATATTATAGTAACAgaagttaaaaagtaatttaaaacgcATGCATCATTCATCGTCCCAGTTGATGTGGTATTataatgttatgcatttatCCATGCGTGACCCctgtttttaacttgtttttcaacACATTACATACGTGACAAGCACTAAGCcgaaataacttatttatttatttatatgaaaatgtttctaaCCTGAGAAACTACATGATGGAATAAGAAAGGATGTGATGTACATACTTACTATCAGTGATACCTGCTGGGGTCGTTTTACCCCACAGActaggtttaataaataattatggaaaaatatgttccataaaatgtaatcccttaatacagtttgtattcttatgtcaaatataactcagattttctgcaaaacgtcaagctttaaaacacttttccattaACCAATGAAAATTGGTTGTATTTGTCTATTGGCATAGTTGTAATTAggctaaattacattttaaaatacttttaatcagACTACAGGTAATTCAAAAACGTACAGTGAAACGTTGACATATCAGGTTAGTCTTTCCATGTAGCACCAACTTGTGCCAATGCCATGCTTGCATATGAGTACAtattactacatttatttatgtattgaaCATGCATTTTATGTAGCAGCCGTACCTGCCACAGAATGAGTGGTGCTCGAGCTTAAGATAACTGCCCATGTGGCTGGACTTTAAAGTAACAAcctcattttaaaaagttaatttatgttataatgATATGTAACGTAACAATTTGACCCCTTTTTACTAGatcattttaaaggatttttatgCACTTCTTGGTCTTCACGTTGTGCTTTAAAATCCTTAAAGGCATGTTTAGCCGTGGATTTTCTCCTTTCGTTAACAGCTGATCAGTCATGTCAGTTAAATGCTCACTACATCAGAATTTATTGGGCAAATCTGTTTCAATTTTGCGGTTTCCATCAACCTTTTCTAATGTGATACTTCAAAAAGTgtagaaaaatacattgatgaaaacatggctgatgaaacagaaataaaatatcacaatgaaagcattttgtttttatatttagtcataaACCAGTAGTAATTGTAATGGTAAATGTTAACAATAGAATCATGTGTGAGCACTCCTGATGCCAGAAAGGAGCTCCACTCTGCCTTAACCAAACAATCAAAATTTGTGTTAGAATGCAGTTCATTGACTTAAGCATTTAACATTTCGATCTACTCCCAAACCACACTCAAGTGTGGTATGGCAAGAGCTCCACATCGGACAGTAAACACTCCATCAGGTGATGAAAACTGCCCAATGCATCACCGGCACCCAATTAACCATCATTGAGAACATTTACCTAGGCACTGCCTGGGTAGGAAAAAAACTTAATCAAGGAGGCCTCCCAGTTGTATGCAAACCGTTAcccacatattttcatttgttttgatgtgtccTTTTTTTTGTGCCTCTCAGgtgtcaaaaaataaattactgaGAAGGATTGTCAGCCTACAGCAGTGTAAAATATGGAGGAGAGATTAGAGCCTGATCTCGATGAAATAATGGCTGATTTGGAGGAGTTAcaggtattttttataaaattatgtaCCAGCATTCTGCATCAAGCAGTATttcactgtatgtgtgtgcgtgtgtgttccactgtttgtattttttgcaacTTGAAAATTGATATTCAGAAACGTGTTCAACAcattcttaaatatgtatattttgaagTCGTTGTTCTACCTCTTGTATTTGAGTAATACAGAGTGAGGAGGCAGTAAAAGAAACAccaaaaaaacgaaaaagaaagaagataaAACTCAGGTGGAAACAAAGAGACCAAAAAGGATTCTTGGTCTATGAGAAGCATAAACGAAagacaggtatgttttgatatttttgaccctttgATTTTCACTAAGTTTTTGTAAATaccatttttttcccttttatttttagaccGATCTGAAAGACCAGTTGCCTCAACCAGTGCCTCTTCAAATAACCCTCAAGAAGTTGAGCTTGGTaagcaatttttgtttttgttgattcGATGTACAATCATGTGTTCAACCAAATACTGTTTATCTTTCACATTTATACCCTGAAGTCTGTTTATACTAACAGACAGGTaatttgataaaatacattccCATATGAGCTGCTCAACAGTGGAAAGAGTTCCCATTGCATCTGTTCTGTTCTTTGTATGCCTGCTACTGCATTAAAATTCTAGAAACTACAAACACATCTGAAGCCTCAACTACCAAACATTTTGGAGAAGTAGATGCACATCGGATTATTGGTATGCttactttaaatttgttttgtgtagtaAGTTTTTACCTATCAGAACTGTCTCTGAATTAATAATAGAGcaagcattttatgaaaatgtacagatttGCTTCAGAATATTTAGGTGTAGCACTCAagagattgtttttttaaacaacataaactgtgtttgtgttcttacaAGCTTGTTCATGATAAGGAattgtaatgtaaattaatttattgcaaGATTTACAAGTACATCTACTCCAAGATGCAATGGACTGTGATGAACCCAGATCAACAGCATCTAATGATTGGGCACTGAGGCAATCCTTGTCTGAAGAACGCTGGCAGGAAGCAAGACCAAAACTCCTTGACAGTTTGCTTGCTTCAGACTGTGTACATCTTGGTCCTTGTGATCACTGCAGCTTGAAAGAAGCAGTCATCAGGTGCAAGGACTGTTTGCCTAAACCCCGTTACTGTGGAAAGTGTGATGTTTCTACGCATCAACATCTAGTTTTTCACAACAGAGAGACTCTTATAGATGGGTTCTATAAACCTGTCCCTCCATCAACTGCTGTGCAAGACTTCAGTGGCCAAAATGTCATATATGAGCAAGGTAGGAATTACTGGAAAGcttaaaatcatgttattttttggtaatatatttttcctttcaTCTAGTGTGCTTGCTGCCAATCACACAACCAGAAAAAGTTTGTGATTGTGACCCTCAAAACCTCTCTGTTGTCGCCGGACGATCAGTTGCACTCATTTGCATAAATGGTACTGTATGACACGCAATGTTTCTATTGTATTTGTCTATTggcatttaatcttttaatcttttaaaaacttttaatcaggttattcaattcaatttcatctATACCAcagagatttaaaaatatttttttgaataattattacatttgcATGTTCATTGgttctctgtcattggttatgGTAAAATCGCATGCGTGtagacaaataaattattttattttttagtagttttttattttaattttaaaatgatttattataatataacatttgtattatttaattaatttttagcCTTTCATATAAACTCTTAAACACCCCCGCAGTTCCTTCACAAATACCATTCTGGAAAACCTTTACATAATATTATGTTAAGTTGTTAGTaataacaaatgtaatattcttactctttgtatttttataatgatATGATATAATATTATCCCATTGAAACAATATAGGTCcaaagttatttaaaagttgtcttattattaccttaaaatgtgtcatttaattgGATTCCAACTACTGTGATGGTTTCCAACTACAATTTTGTTATGTAATTGGAATCAGAAATGGATAAAAAAATTTAAGTGATCTAATCTTTTTTCAGGTCGCTATGACATTTACCTGCCAGTTATGAATTGCAGAACATGTCATGCGTCATGGACACCTGAAGTGGGAGACCTGCTGTGTAGTGGTTACTGGCCGGGCACTGTGGGATTTCAAACCATATACCAGCTAGACCTTTTCACCTCTTTTGAGGACCTGAAGATCAATGCACCTGGTCTTTCAAGACAAgcatttgtcaaaatgttaGAACAGCGCTCACAACAATTTGGAAGGGTAACATCTGGAAGgtcatttgttttcttcatttgtgcAAGTCTAACTGGCATGTCACTGTATTCAAATTTTTGTAATTCCAGAGAGGTTACATTTGTGGCGACATCTTCCAAAAAGCTTTCCTTGAATGGACATATTGTCGTCATGAAAGAGAAAAACTCTGCGGCATTGACCACTTCTCTTGCCCAGCTTGCACCCCAGATACAGTTGCTGTGTCTGCAGATGGAAACAGAAAATTATATAGATTCAGCAAAACAAAGGGgtatattattattgataaCATTACACTGTCAAAATGTCTTGTGaatcatttttgcttttaacatattttatttatgtagggTAGAGGAACAACCATTTTTTGATGGAGTTTTTCTGGCCAATGACAAAGCTGTAGCAACATTTGTTGATTGTGTTCGTGAGAAGATCAAGCCAGTAAGATATTTGTCAAAGACTTACGACTGTAGTCAATAAATCAGCATTTactttgtgtatatatttgatATGACTCTGTGTTACAGGTAAGTGGAAAAGGCACCTGTGGAACATCAACATGGGCTGCAGCCAGGGAGACCTCTAAGAAGACAAACTCCAAATGTGACGAAGAAGGCTTAGAGGTGGCAGTTTGCAGACACTGCATATTGCTTAGAGGTCTGAACATGTTCAGGGGGGAGATATTTGCATACCCtctgtttttgcaaaatgatctggccacaaaaacaaattgcaAGTTCTTCTGCACCGACATCATGTGTAGATATTGGCCTTATCTACAAAAGGTGGCTCAAGCATtcccagaaatgaaaaaattGACTCAGATGAAGCCATTTCTTTCGGTCATGCATGCAAAGGGGCATTCTACAAAATGTGAGGTAAATATATCTTCAAACAATATGGTAAGTTCTTTTCCTGTTTGACCTCCTTGAACTCAATATTTGTGGTTTGGACATCTGGTGTGCATGTTTTAGGTGCAGTGGGGTGGCAAAAACCAAACAGGGGCAGGCACTACCATTGGTGAAGAAGTTGAACAAGTCAACAGCTTTTTGTCCCGTGTGGCTATAACTACAAAATACATGAGTAAGGCtggtaagtgttttttttcagtgctcACGGATTGTGCTTTGGTAGCATAACAATTAAAACAGCTTGCTTTTTTCAAGAATCATACTTGTAGATTAACCATCACTGCTCAAAAAGCTCATTTAATTCTTTCATCTTTACAGCACGAGTAGATATGATCACATTACATGCCAGAGGATGGAATGAGCGAAAAAAAAGAAACCTGCACAAGTACTTGTCTACACGGTACTTGAAGGtaagtaaaaactaaaaaatattcatCAAGGAAGATTACATTTCATCTGACTGATGTTTACTGATAACTTGTATGTACTCAGTATCTTATACATTTAGGATTGCGACAGTTTTGTGTGACTTTCCATTAATTGTGCTTTTAGACTATCCAGAAGACAAAGGAAGTCAAAGAGGACATTGAGGCTATAAAGGAGTCCACGCAAAGGTCTGATGAGGAACTACAACAGTGGGTTACTGATGTGAGACAGTGGGCAGTTGACAGTAAGTACTTGTTGCTGTctcttttaaatttaaaaattattgaacgtgttattttatatataaaatatatattgaatacGTTATTTTTCCTTGCTCGTTTGTGTTTTAACACCTGACTCCTCTAGTGACATTGAATGACCAaaccaaacaataaaacaatggcaTAATTGGGagctctttctctttttaaagtaaactaaGATGATGAAACTTTCTCCCAAAAAACTTCATAACACTTATTCACCAATTAGCAAACTGAGCAAATGTTCTCAGATTCTTTGGCAAAACATTTGTTGATATCCattgtcaatattttgaattcattgaatacttattttttcaCTAAATGTTAACCACCTTATCCCTAAACATGTCTATATTAGGTGTTTTATAGAAATAGTTTAATTGTTCTATTTTTGATGGAACAGAAAGTGCATGATATTGATTAAATACCTTTACTAAATATTTACAGCTCCAGATGACCTCCGAACAGATGATCCAGTGGCGTTGCAACATCTGATTGAAGGCCTATTTTTGGGCATCCAGCAGAAAAAGAGGGATCTGTATCGTGTAACCGGTAAGTAGGCTCCATGCCTAGGGTTGGGTATTTTGATGATTTTGATTTCCAATTCTGCTTATCGATTTCAATTGTTATCGATTCCCAGTTTTGATTCCACAGTTGAAGCAAAACTTTGACCTGTAGGGTCCTTTAAGCCTGCTTATTGACAGATTTGCCAAAAATATCGGTTTATGAGCACCATTCTGTGTACATAGCAACCATGTTTTgtctgatttataaaaaaaaattaccatAGTTTAATACCaactacatcatggttaaataaatgtgtggtaaatttgtatttcatttgcTTTATCCGAAgttaacacatgcacatttctgaaaatatgcacatAGGAATTGATAAGTGTAATTTAAATTTCAAGTGTTCGATTCTTTTTCGATTCGATTCCGATTTGAATCGAATTTTTCAATTCCTTCCCTTTCCATGCCCTCATGTACTTGTGgggttaattttaaaatgtgatatgtattgatattattaagttatttaaatgttatcacATCTGAAGACTGAAGTCTCACATCTACAGCACACTGTGCATATAGAACTGTAGTAGAGTAgacggggcgagaccgtggttcgagtccggtgagtaattgtgaattggtgccagctgtgcgcacaccgggctcgaatcacgtaggagattgggagcatataaaaggaacgagcaaccggaccgtcgaagagagaggaccgggcccgaacatgttttacataaaatggaaggaaggagtcggaaaccgaaagacattcaaaacatttaataaagtaatacaacagccggtggcccctcacggacgaccgccggcgaacaaaacataaatataaatacaaacataacacaagttcgggcccggtcctctctattcgacggtccagtcgctcgttccttttatatgctcccaatctcctacgtgattcgagcccggtgtgcgcacagctggcgctaattcacaaatactcaccggactcgaaccacggtctcgccccgcctattCTACTACAAGAACCATTAGTAACCTTTATACTGTGAGTGTACATTGAGTGAACTGTCCTAACTCTGCCTATATGTCCAATGTTATCAGCACCCAACTTCCTGGATAACTTGAAAATTGGTCACATTCAAGGTTATCTATTATGGTTTTATGACCACACTTTTATTATTGTAGTTTAAATATTCtacaattgcatttttaatcCCTGATATTCTGTGAGCTCAATACCGTAGTTTATAAGGCGCCATTAGCACAATGACCTTCATGCGTATCCTCCTGAAACCTCTCTCTGTGGTGTTTTTGTGCTGCAGACCGTAACAAACAGCGACACAAGATCCGAAGACGGATTGGAGAGGATAAGAAAAAGCTGTTTAATGCCATATCCCAATACGACGGTCTTCCAACCACAACAGAATCTGTAGGTTCAATTGAAGACCTTCTTACAACAGAAAGTCCTATCTGGCCTTGGGATTCTGGTATGTAAAGTTTGACATAAATCATTTTGGTGAATCCTCTTCAAACACTTACTTCATTAAACTCTGGGTTAAAAAAGGAAAAGGCCCATGTGCTTATCCTTTGTTTCAGACCATAGAAATGCACAGACATCATTGcattctttaaactttttttagctCACTCAAACTACAGTCCAGAGGAAGTTACTACAGGTCACTCCTCAGAGTAATGTGTCAAGTCGGTTTGTCCTTTTGTTTTCCCACACTGTAGATCCAACACCAGTCACTTTTTGCCTGAGACATCTTTTCCACTAACATGGGATATTGCTAACAAAAGGCATTAAGATTAGTAGTATTAtgttaattgattttttttttatctttgtagaACCTGACACTTCTTTAGGAATGAAGAAGAAAGTTTTTGACAAGGTGATGCAGCTGGAGAGACTGATTGAGGAAGAGGCTGTACTTGTAGAggaaatgaaacaacattggacACAGCTTACAAGAACCTACAGGGCCTTGAAGGACCAGGCTAGAGCAGTGTCAGATGACCTGGCCACACAGAGTGAGTACTAATTTCTAAATATTGTTTACTTAGTATAGCCTAGTTTAAATAACCTGCTTTAAAGATCATAATACCTGGAAAGTCCCAAATTGATGTAGTGGTGCATACTTCTA is from Triplophysa dalaica isolate WHDGS20190420 chromosome 3, ASM1584641v1, whole genome shotgun sequence and encodes:
- the LOC130415345 gene encoding uncharacterized protein LOC130415345 isoform X3; translated protein: MDCDEPRSTASNDWALRQSLSEERWQEARPKLLDSLLASDCVHLGPCDHCSLKEAVIRCKDCLPKPRYCGKCDVSTHQHLVFHNRETLIDGFYKPVPPSTAVQDFSGQNVIYEQVCLLPITQPEKVCDCDPQNLSVVAGRSVALICINGRYDIYLPVMNCRTCHASWTPEVGDLLCSGYWPGTVGFQTIYQLDLFTSFEDLKINAPGLSRQAFVKMLEQRSQQFGRRGYICGDIFQKAFLEWTYCRHEREKLCGIDHFSCPACTPDTVAVSADGNRKLYRFSKTKGVEEQPFFDGVFLANDKAVATFVDCVREKIKPVSGKGTCGTSTWAAARETSKKTNSKCDEEGLEVAVCRHCILLRGLNMFRGEIFAYPLFLQNDLATKTNCKFFCTDIMCRYWPYLQKVAQAFPEMKKLTQMKPFLSVMHAKGHSTKCEVQWGGKNQTGAGTTIGEEVEQVNSFLSRVAITTKYMSKAARVDMITLHARGWNERKKRNLHKYLSTRYLKTIQKTKEVKEDIEAIKESTQRSDEELQQWVTDVRQWAVDTPDDLRTDDPVALQHLIEGLFLGIQQKKRDLYRVTDRNKQRHKIRRRIGEDKKKLFNAISQYDGLPTTTESVGSIEDLLTTESPIWPWDSEPDTSLGMKKKVFDKVMQLERLIEEEAVLVEEMKQHWTQLTRTYRALKDQARAVSDDLATQSFPSGLSGEAYRGLYSAVLQKCEEIKRDLVTVKETYSRIALGGNDGPVVEKEDEDPFEHASTDASTDDEL
- the LOC130415345 gene encoding uncharacterized protein LOC130415345 isoform X2; translated protein: MEERLEPDLDEIMADLEELQSEEAVKETPKKRKRKKIKLRWKQRDQKGFLVYEKHKRKTDRSERPVASTSASSNNPQEVELETTNTSEASTTKHFGEVDAHRIIDAMDCDEPRSTASNDWALRQSLSEERWQEARPKLLDSLLASDCVHLGPCDHCSLKEAVIRCKDCLPKPRYCGKCDVSTHQHLVFHNRETLIDGFYKPVPPSTAVQDFSGQNVIYEQVCLLPITQPEKVCDCDPQNLSVVAGRSVALICINGRYDIYLPVMNCRTCHASWTPEVGDLLCSGYWPGTVGFQTIYQLDLFTSFEDLKINAPGLSRQAFVKMLEQRSQQFGRRGYICGDIFQKAFLEWTYCRHEREKLCGIDHFSCPACTPDTVAVSADGNRKLYRFSKTKGVEEQPFFDGVFLANDKAVATFVDCVREKIKPVSGKGTCGTSTWAAARETSKKTNSKCDEEGLEVAVCRHCILLRGLNMFRGEIFAYPLFLQNDLATKTNCKFFCTDIMCRYWPYLQKVAQAFPEMKKLTQMKPFLSVMHAKGHSTKCEVQWGGKNQTGAGTTIGEEVEQVNSFLSRVAITTKYMSKAARVDMITLHARGWNERKKRNLHKYLSTRYLKTIQKTKEVKEDIEAIKESTQRSDEELQQWVTDVRQWAVDTPDDLRTDDPVALQHLIEGLFLGIQQKKRDLYRVTDRNKQRHKIRRRIGEDKKKLFNAISQYDGLPTTTESVGSIEDLLTTESPIWPWDSEPDTSLGMKKKVFDKVMQLERLIEEEAVLVEEMKQHWTQLTRTYRALKDQARAVSDDLATQSFPSGLSGEAYRGLYSAVLQKCEEIKRDLVTVKETYSRIALGGNDGPVVEKEDEDPFEHASTDASTDDEL
- the LOC130415345 gene encoding uncharacterized protein LOC130415345 isoform X1; this encodes MEERLEPDLDEIMADLEELQSEEAVKETPKKRKRKKIKLRWKQRDQKGFLVYEKHKRKTDRSERPVASTSASSNNPQEVELETTNTSEASTTKHFGEVDAHRIIDLQVHLLQDAMDCDEPRSTASNDWALRQSLSEERWQEARPKLLDSLLASDCVHLGPCDHCSLKEAVIRCKDCLPKPRYCGKCDVSTHQHLVFHNRETLIDGFYKPVPPSTAVQDFSGQNVIYEQVCLLPITQPEKVCDCDPQNLSVVAGRSVALICINGRYDIYLPVMNCRTCHASWTPEVGDLLCSGYWPGTVGFQTIYQLDLFTSFEDLKINAPGLSRQAFVKMLEQRSQQFGRRGYICGDIFQKAFLEWTYCRHEREKLCGIDHFSCPACTPDTVAVSADGNRKLYRFSKTKGVEEQPFFDGVFLANDKAVATFVDCVREKIKPVSGKGTCGTSTWAAARETSKKTNSKCDEEGLEVAVCRHCILLRGLNMFRGEIFAYPLFLQNDLATKTNCKFFCTDIMCRYWPYLQKVAQAFPEMKKLTQMKPFLSVMHAKGHSTKCEVQWGGKNQTGAGTTIGEEVEQVNSFLSRVAITTKYMSKAARVDMITLHARGWNERKKRNLHKYLSTRYLKTIQKTKEVKEDIEAIKESTQRSDEELQQWVTDVRQWAVDTPDDLRTDDPVALQHLIEGLFLGIQQKKRDLYRVTDRNKQRHKIRRRIGEDKKKLFNAISQYDGLPTTTESVGSIEDLLTTESPIWPWDSEPDTSLGMKKKVFDKVMQLERLIEEEAVLVEEMKQHWTQLTRTYRALKDQARAVSDDLATQSFPSGLSGEAYRGLYSAVLQKCEEIKRDLVTVKETYSRIALGGNDGPVVEKEDEDPFEHASTDASTDDEL